Proteins encoded by one window of Phenylobacterium soli:
- a CDS encoding DMT family transporter, whose amino-acid sequence MLWIFMTAAAAPLQVARNALQRGLVGDAGPWGATLVRFLFGLPFSLAIFAIAATLAGRVAPSISPRFLLSVSLGAVAQMSATAALLVAMRRSGFAVATVMQQASLPLAAIGGWLLLGDALDAHAWIGIAVTSAGLTILSWPRREQMEGAGFGVLMGLASGAAFAVALNAYREAGRALEPAHPLYSATAAVCVAQTIQSLILVAALAVWRPGALRAVVQSWRQSLGAGFFGAAASACWFGALAMAPAGPVRAVGVIEAPIAAAAGRRLFKEKLSLRQLLGGALAAGGVALTALG is encoded by the coding sequence ATGCTCTGGATCTTCATGACCGCAGCGGCCGCGCCGCTGCAGGTGGCGCGCAACGCGCTGCAGCGCGGCCTCGTCGGCGACGCCGGCCCCTGGGGCGCGACGCTGGTGCGCTTCCTGTTCGGCCTGCCGTTCTCGTTGGCGATCTTCGCCATCGCCGCGACGCTCGCGGGGCGCGTGGCCCCGAGCATCTCGCCGCGCTTCCTGCTGAGCGTCTCCCTCGGCGCGGTGGCGCAGATGAGCGCCACGGCCGCCCTGCTGGTGGCCATGCGCCGCTCCGGCTTCGCCGTCGCCACTGTGATGCAGCAGGCGTCGTTGCCGCTCGCGGCGATCGGCGGCTGGCTGCTGCTGGGCGACGCGCTCGACGCCCACGCGTGGATCGGCATCGCCGTCACCAGCGCGGGCCTGACCATCCTCTCCTGGCCGCGCCGCGAGCAGATGGAGGGAGCAGGGTTCGGCGTGCTGATGGGCCTGGCCTCCGGCGCCGCCTTCGCCGTGGCGCTCAACGCATACCGTGAGGCTGGCCGGGCGCTGGAACCGGCGCATCCGCTCTATTCGGCGACCGCCGCGGTGTGCGTGGCCCAGACGATCCAGTCGCTGATCCTGGTGGCTGCGCTCGCCGTCTGGCGGCCCGGCGCGCTGCGGGCCGTGGTCCAGTCGTGGCGTCAGTCGCTCGGAGCGGGCTTCTTCGGCGCGGCGGCCTCGGCCTGCTGGTTCGGCGCGCTCGCCATGGCGCCGGCAGGGCCGGTGCGCGCCGTCGGCGTCATCGAGGCGCCGATCGCCGCGGCGGCCGGGCGGCGGCTCTTCAAGGAGAAGCTCAGCCTTCGCCAGCTCCTCGGCGGCGCCCTGGCGGCGGGCGGGGTGGCGCTCACCGCTCTGGGGTAG
- a CDS encoding aldo/keto reductase — MAQPHAAAGGHFTIGGDLTVNRLGFGAYWMCGDEGWGEAPRGAVELLRRLPDLGVNLIDTADSYGPHVSELTIREALRPYPKDLVIATKGGYARPRPNAWIPLGRPEYLIASAKQSASRLGVETIDLWQLHRIDPKTPIHDQFDAIARLRAEGVIRHVGLSEVGIEEIEAAQAYFPVATVQNLYNLANRHSEAVLDWCEAHGVGFMPWYPLGQGSVMTNETLHRIAPNYGATPAQLALAWLLRRSPVMLPIPGTRDPAHLTDNVAAAAIRLSDEDFEALSAIAPPRR, encoded by the coding sequence ATGGCGCAACCTCACGCGGCGGCGGGCGGCCATTTCACCATCGGCGGCGATCTCACCGTCAACCGGCTGGGATTTGGGGCCTACTGGATGTGCGGCGACGAGGGCTGGGGCGAAGCGCCTCGCGGCGCGGTCGAGCTCCTGCGGCGCCTGCCCGACCTCGGCGTGAACCTCATCGACACCGCCGACTCCTACGGCCCGCACGTCTCCGAACTGACCATCCGCGAGGCCCTTCGGCCCTATCCGAAGGACCTGGTGATCGCCACCAAGGGCGGCTACGCCCGGCCGCGGCCCAATGCCTGGATCCCGCTCGGTCGGCCGGAATACCTGATCGCCTCCGCCAAGCAATCGGCCAGCCGCCTCGGCGTCGAGACCATCGACCTGTGGCAACTTCACCGGATCGACCCGAAGACGCCGATCCATGACCAGTTCGACGCCATCGCCCGGCTCCGCGCCGAGGGGGTGATCCGTCACGTGGGGCTGTCGGAAGTGGGCATCGAGGAGATCGAGGCCGCCCAGGCCTATTTCCCGGTGGCCACCGTGCAGAACCTCTACAACCTGGCCAACCGCCACTCCGAAGCGGTGCTCGACTGGTGCGAGGCGCATGGGGTGGGCTTCATGCCCTGGTATCCGCTGGGGCAGGGCAGCGTGATGACCAACGAGACCCTGCACCGGATCGCGCCGAACTACGGTGCGACCCCGGCCCAGTTGGCGCTCGCCTGGCTGCTGCGGCGCAGCCCCGTGATGCTGCCCATTCCCGGCACCCGCGACCCGGCGCACCTGACGGACAATGTCGCCGCCGCCGCGATCCGCCTCTCGGACGAGGACTTCGAGGCGCTGAGCGCGATTGCGCCGCCAAGGCGCTGA
- the modA gene encoding molybdate ABC transporter substrate-binding protein produces MKTFAMLLAALALELAGRAPARAAEPAPVVAAAADLSGALPQVAAAFERQSHRPVKLVFGSSGAFTQQILAGAPFQLFLSADEAYVARLAQAGRTEDPGALYAVGRIGLFVPYGSRLKADGSLKDLIAASADGRLRKFAIANPEHAPYGRAAVQALQHAGAWSAVEGKLVLGENVAQATQFAASGAAEGGVIPLSLALTPAVKAKGRFVLLPAEWHAPLRQRAALIKGAGPTARAFYAYLQGPQGRAILARYGFSVPK; encoded by the coding sequence ATGAAGACCTTCGCCATGCTGCTGGCGGCGCTGGCGCTCGAGCTCGCGGGCCGCGCTCCGGCCAGAGCCGCCGAGCCGGCGCCAGTGGTGGCCGCCGCGGCGGACCTCTCCGGCGCCTTGCCGCAGGTCGCGGCGGCGTTCGAGCGCCAGAGCCATCGCCCCGTGAAGCTGGTGTTCGGCTCCTCCGGCGCCTTCACCCAGCAGATCCTGGCGGGGGCGCCCTTCCAGTTGTTCCTGTCAGCCGACGAGGCCTATGTGGCGAGGCTCGCCCAGGCCGGCCGGACCGAGGACCCGGGCGCCCTCTATGCGGTGGGGCGGATCGGGCTCTTTGTCCCCTATGGCTCTCGGCTGAAGGCGGACGGGTCCCTGAAGGACCTGATCGCGGCGAGCGCAGACGGGCGACTTCGGAAGTTCGCCATCGCCAATCCGGAGCACGCGCCCTATGGGCGCGCCGCGGTCCAGGCGCTGCAGCACGCCGGCGCGTGGAGCGCCGTCGAGGGCAAGCTCGTCCTCGGCGAGAACGTGGCCCAGGCGACGCAATTCGCCGCCTCCGGCGCGGCCGAGGGCGGCGTCATTCCGCTGTCGCTGGCGCTGACGCCGGCGGTGAAGGCCAAGGGCCGCTTCGTGCTGTTGCCGGCCGAGTGGCACGCCCCGCTTCGCCAGCGGGCGGCGCTGATCAAGGGCGCCGGGCCGACGGCCAGGGCCTTCTACGCATACCTGCAGGGGCCGCAGGGTCGGGCGATCCTCGCCCGCTACGGCTTCAGCGTCCCCAAGTGA